The following coding sequences lie in one Phragmites australis chromosome 8, lpPhrAust1.1, whole genome shotgun sequence genomic window:
- the LOC133926569 gene encoding probable fructokinase-6, chloroplastic isoform X2, with protein MSDSPHVVCFGELLIDFIPTANGVSLAEASAFKKAPGGAPANVAVGIARLGGSSAFIGKVGDDEFGYMLSDILKQNNVNNQGLLFDTHARTALAFVTLRSDGEREFMFYRNPSADMLLEEKELDLDLIRKAKIFHHGSISLITEPSKTTHIAAAKAAKDAGVLVSYDPNLRLPLWSSAEDARAGILSIWETADVIKISEEEVSFLTNGEDPYEDAVVKKLFHPNLKLLLVTEGPDGCRYYSKEFSGRVSGLKVTAIDTTGAGDAFVAGMLSQLATDLSLLQDEGRLREALKFANVCGALTVTERGAIPALPTRQQVLDALTSVVS; from the exons ATGAGTGATTCTCCACATGTGGTGTGTTTTGGAGAATTGCTAATTGATTTCATTCCAACTGCCAATGGCGTATCATTGGCAGAAGCGTCAGCCTTCAAGAAGGCTCCAGGGGGTGCGCCTGCCAATGTTGCAGTTGGAATAGCTCGTCTTGGTGGGTCATCAGCTTTCATTGGAAAG GTTGGTGATGATGAATTTGGCTATATGCTATCTGATATATTGAAGCAGAATAATGTAAATAATCAAGGACTACTGTTTGATACTCATGCTAGAACAGCTTTGGCTTTTGTTACACTCCGAAGTGATGGTGAACGTGAATTTATGTTCTATCGTAATCCAAGTGCTGATATGCtacttgaagaaaaagaactcGACCTTGATCTTATAAGGAAG GCAAAAATATTCCACCATGGCTCAATAAGTCTTATAACTGAGCCCAGTAAAACTACACATATTGCAGCTGCCAAAGCAGCCAAAGATGCTGGGGTACTTGTTTCATATGATCCGAATTTGAGGCTCCCATTGTGGTCATCGGCTGAAGATGCTAGAGCTGGTATCCTGAGCATATGGGAAACTGCTGATGTTATCAAG ATAAGTGAAGAGGAAGTTTCCTTTCTGACAAATGGGGAGGATCCATATGAGGATGCTGTTGTAAAGAAACTTTTTCACCCAAACCTGAAGTTGCTTCTTGTCACCGAAGGTCCGGACGGCTGTAGATATTATTCTAAG GAATTTAGTGGGAGGGTTAGTGGACTGAAGGTAACTGCTATTGACACAACCGGTGCTGGAGATGCCTTTGTTGCTGGAATGCTATCTCAATTAGCCACAGATTTGTCACTGCTCCAG GATGAAGGCCGGTTGAGAGAAGCCCTGAAGTTCGCAAATGTCTGTGGAGCTCTCACTGTGACAGAGAGAGGCGCAATTCCCGCGCTGCCCACCCGGCAACAAGTGCTTGATGCCCTGaccagtgttgtttcttaa